In the genome of Fusobacterium necrogenes, one region contains:
- the radC gene encoding RadC family protein, whose product MDKIYLGHRERIRQKYLKGGLSGFLEYEVLELLLTYAIPVRDTKPLAKELIGKFGNLDGVVMANLEELMNVTGIKQNTAIFLKLLGDISKHLYKGDMKREGVQLKDKESLLKYLRSDIGFSSREEFKVIFLNNYNILLGSETLFVGTIDKSAVYPREILEKVIQYKAKGVIFAHNHPSGNLRPSKQDIQLTEHMQEVLDMVDVKLLEHIIITKDGHFSFLQEGLI is encoded by the coding sequence ATGGATAAAATTTATCTGGGTCATAGAGAGAGAATTAGACAAAAATATTTAAAAGGTGGATTATCTGGTTTTTTGGAATATGAAGTTTTGGAGCTGCTTCTCACCTATGCTATACCTGTTAGAGATACTAAGCCATTAGCAAAAGAATTGATAGGAAAGTTTGGAAACTTAGATGGAGTAGTAATGGCAAATTTAGAAGAATTAATGAATGTTACTGGGATAAAACAAAATACAGCTATATTTTTAAAGCTTTTAGGAGATATATCTAAACATCTTTATAAGGGGGATATGAAAAGAGAAGGAGTACAATTAAAAGACAAAGAATCACTTTTAAAATATTTGAGAAGTGATATAGGCTTTTCTAGTAGAGAGGAATTTAAAGTTATATTTCTAAATAATTATAATATACTTTTAGGAAGTGAAACACTTTTTGTAGGAACAATAGATAAAAGTGCCGTTTATCCTAGAGAAATATTAGAAAAGGTAATACAATATAAAGCAAAAGGAGTTATATTTGCTCATAATCATCCTTCAGGTAATTTACGTCCTTCAAAACAGGATATACAGTTAACGGAACATATGCAAGAGGTTCTAGATATGGTAGATGTAAAATTACTTGAACATATAATAATTACAAAAGATGGACATTTTAGCTTTTTACAAGAAGGTTTAATCTAA
- the cobS gene encoding adenosylcobinamide-GDP ribazoletransferase — MKGIILLLKFMTRLPIGVEPKFDSDSIGKSMKFFPIVGMVIGLILFAFFWGFSGIIYTPMLMIVLLVIIEVILTGGLHLDGLADTFDGIFSYRSKQKMLDIMKDSSLGTNGGLVLILYFILKIVLIYELEMTIGLPSGIVFLLTPAIARLNSVINCASAPYARATGLGKTFVDNTNGFGVIVATVLVLLYTIVIGYLFLLPVVMLIIIPIVMLFGFIFAKLMTRKIGGVTGDTLGAVVELSEILVILLIYIFAVLFV, encoded by the coding sequence ATGAAGGGAATTATATTACTTTTAAAATTTATGACAAGGTTACCCATAGGAGTTGAACCAAAATTTGACTCTGACTCTATTGGAAAAAGTATGAAATTTTTTCCAATAGTTGGAATGGTAATAGGACTCATACTCTTTGCTTTTTTCTGGGGATTTAGTGGTATAATTTATACACCTATGTTAATGATTGTATTGCTAGTTATAATAGAAGTTATATTAACAGGAGGATTACATTTAGATGGACTTGCGGATACTTTTGATGGAATATTTAGCTATAGAAGTAAGCAGAAGATGTTAGATATAATGAAAGATTCAAGTCTTGGAACTAATGGAGGACTAGTACTTATTCTTTATTTTATTTTAAAGATAGTTCTTATTTATGAATTAGAGATGACAATTGGATTGCCAAGTGGAATAGTATTTTTATTGACACCAGCTATAGCAAGACTTAATAGTGTTATAAATTGTGCTAGTGCTCCATACGCTAGAGCTACTGGATTAGGAAAGACATTTGTAGATAATACTAATGGCTTTGGAGTGATAGTAGCTACAGTGTTAGTTTTATTATATACAATTGTAATAGGTTATTTGTTTCTTTTACCAGTTGTCATGTTAATAATTATTCCTATTGTTATGTTATTTGGATTTATTTTTGCGAAACTTATGACTAGAAAAATTGGTGGAGTGACTGGAGATACTTTAGGAGCTGTAGTTGAGCTTTCAGAAATATTAGTCATATTGCTCATATATATTTTTGCTGTATTGTTTGTGTAG
- a CDS encoding ankyrin repeat domain-containing protein translates to MELLKFVEQNNLEEFKNNLDMDSIEEVDNNKNTILHHCVEMDKYDFVDALLYNGADPNVKNREGNTPLHIAGQKNYGKIMELLLEFGGDLEIKNNHQRTAVNLAIASKATSVLKVIENSGADYDALGAGFEKINHHRRLEDF, encoded by the coding sequence ATGGAACTTTTAAAATTTGTTGAACAAAATAACTTAGAAGAATTTAAAAATAATTTGGATATGGATTCTATTGAAGAAGTAGATAATAATAAAAATACTATACTTCATCACTGTGTGGAGATGGATAAATACGACTTCGTAGATGCTTTACTTTACAATGGAGCTGACCCTAATGTAAAAAATAGAGAGGGAAATACACCATTACATATAGCAGGACAAAAAAATTATGGGAAAATAATGGAGTTATTATTAGAGTTTGGTGGAGATTTAGAGATAAAAAACAATCATCAAAGAACAGCTGTAAATTTAGCAATAGCTTCAAAAGCTACTAGTGTGTTAAAAGTTATTGAAAATAGTGGAGCGGACTATGATGCCTTAGGAGCTGGATTTGAAAAAATCAATCACCACAGAAGATTAGAGGATTTTTAG
- a CDS encoding GNAT family N-acetyltransferase, which translates to MNFRKARKEDIENILKIISHAKEYIKKNNSTQWNENYPNKETIINDIEKNIGYVLIVENLIRGYMVVDFSDDEIYKNIKGKWKTSDSYASIHRCAIHKELRGQGYGTELFKFAEKLALSKNVRSVRVDTAPENETMKHLFNKNGYEYCGTVFITGEKVAYEKLLTSNLEYK; encoded by the coding sequence ATGAATTTTAGAAAAGCTAGAAAAGAAGATATAGAGAATATTTTAAAAATCATTTCACATGCAAAAGAGTATATAAAAAAAAATAACTCCACTCAGTGGAATGAAAATTATCCCAATAAAGAAACTATTATTAATGATATAGAAAAGAATATAGGCTATGTTCTTATTGTTGAAAATTTGATTAGAGGTTATATGGTAGTGGACTTTTCTGATGATGAAATATATAAAAATATAAAAGGAAAATGGAAAACTTCTGATAGTTATGCTTCTATTCATAGATGTGCTATACATAAAGAGTTAAGAGGTCAAGGTTATGGAACTGAGCTTTTTAAATTTGCTGAAAAGTTAGCTCTTAGTAAAAATGTTAGAAGTGTTAGAGTAGATACTGCTCCAGAAAATGAAACGATGAAACATCTTTTTAATAAAAATGGTTATGAGTACTGTGGTACTGTTTTTATTACTGGAGAAAAGGTTGCTTACGAAAAATTACTTACTTCTAACTTAGAATATAAATAA
- the cobU gene encoding bifunctional adenosylcobinamide kinase/adenosylcobinamide-phosphate guanylyltransferase, which produces MGKIIYFTGGARSGKSFQAEQYISNRYFSEKIYIATAIAFDKEMESRIEKHKKQREENWLVVEGYKNLQVKLSLYMKTQGVVLLDCLTNMVSNLMIVDKNINWDNISTADLDEVEAEIIRELESFLIFFKSSSMDLVVVSNEVGMGIVPAYPLGRYFRDICGKANQLVGKYSDEAYLIISGLKLKLK; this is translated from the coding sequence ATGGGAAAAATAATATATTTTACTGGTGGAGCTAGGAGTGGAAAAAGTTTTCAAGCTGAACAATATATATCTAATAGGTATTTTTCAGAAAAGATATATATAGCTACTGCTATAGCTTTTGATAAGGAAATGGAGTCAAGAATAGAAAAACATAAAAAACAGAGAGAAGAGAATTGGCTGGTAGTTGAAGGATATAAAAATTTACAAGTTAAATTGTCTCTGTATATGAAAACTCAAGGTGTTGTTTTACTAGATTGTCTTACAAATATGGTAAGTAATTTGATGATAGTAGATAAAAATATAAATTGGGATAATATTTCTACAGCTGATTTAGATGAAGTTGAAGCTGAGATAATAAGAGAGTTAGAAAGTTTTTTAATATTTTTTAAAAGCTCTTCCATGGATTTGGTAGTTGTTTCTAATGAAGTAGGAATGGGAATAGTACCAGCTTATCCATTAGGAAGATATTTTAGGGATATTTGTGGAAAAGCTAATCAGCTGGTAGGAAAATATTCAGATGAGGCATATTTAATCATTTCTGGATTAAAATTAAAATTGAAATAA
- the cobT gene encoding nicotinate-nucleotide--dimethylbenzimidazole phosphoribosyltransferase, with amino-acid sequence MIDVKRKEDIIGKLDGLDVKSMQLIQKILDSKMKPQGSLGALEKIAVKMAGIYGYPLERVEKRCHIVASADNGIVAEGISSCPREYTTIVSEAMLNKVACIGLFCERLGIDFNLVDIGMKESISRDYSNLYNKNIKKGTNNFYKEPAMSRKECLSAIHEGMNMIKEKAQGITVFSNGEMGIGNTTTSSAVLYSLTKKDIDKIVGRGGGLSDIGLSKKKSIIKKSCERYNTFEMSPIDILAHVGGLDIAYMVGLYLGSVKYRKLMLVDGFISAVAFLSAYRIEPKVKDFSLFTHMSEEPGMQVILDEIGESALFNLNMRLGEGTGAVLAYPLIDCALDIVNGMKTIEEVYEMFK; translated from the coding sequence ATGATTGATGTAAAGAGGAAAGAAGACATTATAGGGAAATTAGATGGATTAGATGTTAAAAGTATGCAGCTTATTCAAAAAATTTTAGATAGTAAGATGAAACCTCAAGGAAGTTTAGGAGCTTTGGAAAAAATAGCTGTAAAAATGGCAGGGATATATGGATATCCTCTAGAAAGAGTAGAAAAGAGATGCCATATTGTGGCTTCAGCTGATAATGGAATAGTAGCTGAAGGAATTTCTTCTTGCCCTCGTGAATATACTACAATAGTTTCAGAAGCTATGTTGAATAAAGTAGCTTGTATAGGTCTATTTTGTGAAAGATTAGGAATAGACTTTAATCTTGTAGATATAGGGATGAAAGAATCTATATCAAGAGATTACTCAAATTTATATAATAAAAATATAAAAAAAGGTACAAATAATTTTTATAAAGAACCGGCTATGAGTAGAAAAGAATGTTTGAGTGCTATTCACGAAGGAATGAATATGATAAAAGAGAAAGCTCAAGGTATTACAGTCTTTTCTAATGGTGAAATGGGAATAGGGAATACCACTACTAGTTCAGCTGTGCTTTATTCATTAACAAAAAAAGATATAGATAAAATAGTAGGAAGAGGAGGAGGACTTTCTGATATTGGACTATCTAAGAAAAAAAGTATAATAAAAAAATCTTGTGAGAGATACAATACTTTTGAGATGTCACCTATAGATATATTAGCTCACGTTGGAGGTCTTGATATAGCTTATATGGTGGGGCTGTATTTAGGAAGCGTAAAATATAGAAAACTTATGTTAGTAGATGGTTTTATTTCAGCTGTAGCTTTTTTATCTGCTTATAGGATAGAGCCAAAGGTAAAAGATTTTTCACTTTTTACTCATATGAGTGAGGAACCAGGTATGCAGGTAATATTAGATGAAATAGGAGAAAGTGCTTTATTTAATTTAAATATGAGGCTAGGAGAAGGAACTGGAGCAGTTTTAGCTTATCCACTTATAGATTGTGCCTTAGATATTGTAAATGGAATGAAAACAATTGAAGAAGTATATGAAATGTTTAAATAA
- a CDS encoding histidine phosphatase family protein gives MGKLLMVRHGQTDMNLNKIYFGWLDPELNQIGIKQAKNVKKILKEFSYDHIYSSDLKRAKKTAQIINYLQKDIVYDKRIRELNFGVFEGMTYEEILLKYPSQYELSSKEWKTYDFEIGESPMKLQRRAINFIESLDLKKDNLVITHWGVINCILSWYFSKELDSYWKYSVENGGICVIEFIDGFPILKGLNIR, from the coding sequence ATGGGAAAACTTTTAATGGTGCGTCATGGTCAGACGGATATGAATTTAAATAAAATTTATTTTGGTTGGTTAGATCCTGAACTCAATCAAATTGGGATAAAACAAGCTAAAAATGTAAAAAAAATATTAAAGGAATTTTCTTATGATCATATTTATTCTAGTGATTTGAAAAGAGCTAAAAAAACAGCTCAAATAATAAATTATCTTCAAAAAGATATAGTATATGATAAAAGAATTAGAGAATTGAATTTTGGAGTTTTTGAGGGAATGACTTATGAAGAGATATTACTTAAATATCCATCTCAATATGAGCTAAGTTCTAAGGAATGGAAAACGTATGATTTTGAAATTGGAGAAAGTCCAATGAAATTACAAAGAAGAGCTATAAATTTTATCGAGAGTTTAGATTTAAAAAAAGATAACTTAGTGATAACTCATTGGGGAGTTATCAATTGTATATTAAGTTGGTATTTTTCAAAAGAGCTAGATAGTTATTGGAAATATTCTGTTGAAAACGGTGGAATTTGTGTGATAGAGTTTATAGATGGTTTTCCAATACTAAAAGGATTGAATATAAGATGA
- a CDS encoding AMP-binding protein — MRFIYDRNKTAVIFGDREYSYKEIIKGVKYYSTLLKESGKVVVTMENRPEMICSIFSIWDKKEPAVVLDSGYTGEQFAYAFSDSEPRYIFTSKKVYERVKEGVELSKQNIDIIIVDEIDVPEDFTSENYEVVIDDMERVALLLYTSGTTGNPKGVVLTFNNLESNIRAVREIELVNDQDRVLAILPYHHILPLNLTLLMPMYFGTFLVILEELSSEALKSALKKHQISVIIGVPRVWEMLHKAIMGKINSNFVAKKLFNLCKKVNSLALSKKVFKKVANELGGNMRVLVSGGAKLDLEVSTNFKILGLPIIEGYGLTETSPIIAFNRPNNNVIGSAGQLIPNIEVKIAEDEEILVRGANVMKGYYKNPQATSEAIDSDGWFHTGDLGKFEGDSLFIIGRKKEMIVLSNGKNINPGDIESAILKETDLIKEIAVMEYNNHLMAVVYPDFDLIKRRKIANIKETLKWEIIDKYNVTAPKYRKILEVKIVKDELPKTKLGKIRRFMLKDFLRKSIENGEENIEKKEVVVIPSDLISQYSQLKKYIDSNFNVNLEPDSHLELDLGLDSVDIVEILSFIELNFGVNINEDEFSNLKNILDIARFIKEKGGEYHEEDMDWKSILNQNIDTPLPKSSFVLKIINIILKPIFSLYFHLHKIDTNKIIKNPALYIGNHQSFLDALIFSQAIPLNKLKDTYFIAIVTHFNTPFRRYLADRGNIVIIDINKNLKETLQISAKILKEGKNLVIFPEGARTRDGELQEFKRTFAILSKELNIPIVPFAIKGAYECMPYGSSFPKSSPIDIKFFDKVEPGNLTIEEIVEKTKGKIKKWLVEE, encoded by the coding sequence ATGAGATTTATATATGATAGGAATAAGACAGCAGTAATTTTTGGGGATAGAGAGTATAGTTACAAGGAGATAATAAAGGGAGTAAAATATTACTCTACACTTTTAAAAGAGAGTGGAAAAGTAGTAGTAACTATGGAAAATAGACCTGAAATGATATGTTCTATATTTTCTATTTGGGATAAAAAAGAACCAGCAGTAGTTTTGGACTCTGGATATACAGGAGAGCAATTTGCCTATGCATTTTCAGATTCAGAGCCAAGATATATTTTTACCTCTAAAAAAGTATATGAGAGAGTAAAAGAAGGAGTGGAGTTATCTAAACAGAATATAGATATAATTATAGTAGATGAGATTGATGTGCCAGAGGATTTTACTTCAGAAAATTATGAAGTAGTGATAGATGATATGGAAAGGGTAGCATTATTACTCTATACATCAGGAACAACAGGAAATCCTAAGGGAGTAGTATTAACTTTTAACAATTTAGAATCAAATATCAGAGCTGTAAGAGAAATAGAGTTAGTAAATGACCAAGATAGAGTTTTAGCTATACTACCTTATCATCATATCTTACCATTGAACTTAACTTTACTTATGCCAATGTATTTTGGAACATTTTTAGTAATCTTAGAGGAATTATCATCAGAAGCATTAAAATCAGCTTTAAAAAAACATCAAATAAGTGTAATAATTGGGGTGCCAAGAGTATGGGAGATGCTACATAAGGCTATAATGGGAAAAATTAATAGTAATTTTGTAGCTAAAAAACTTTTTAATCTTTGTAAAAAAGTAAATAGTTTAGCTCTTAGCAAGAAAGTATTTAAAAAAGTAGCTAATGAACTAGGTGGAAATATGAGAGTTCTTGTTTCTGGGGGAGCAAAACTTGATCTAGAGGTTTCTACTAATTTTAAAATTTTAGGACTTCCTATTATAGAGGGATATGGTCTTACAGAGACATCTCCAATTATAGCCTTCAATCGTCCAAATAATAATGTTATAGGTTCTGCTGGACAACTTATTCCAAATATTGAAGTAAAGATAGCTGAAGATGAGGAGATATTAGTAAGAGGAGCCAATGTAATGAAAGGGTATTATAAAAATCCTCAAGCTACCTCTGAAGCTATTGATAGTGATGGTTGGTTCCACACTGGAGATCTAGGAAAATTTGAAGGGGATTCTCTATTTATAATTGGAAGAAAAAAAGAGATGATAGTTTTATCTAATGGTAAAAATATAAATCCTGGGGATATTGAATCAGCTATTTTAAAAGAAACTGACTTAATAAAAGAGATAGCAGTTATGGAGTACAATAATCATTTGATGGCTGTAGTTTATCCAGATTTTGATTTGATAAAGAGAAGAAAGATAGCTAATATCAAAGAAACTTTAAAATGGGAAATTATAGATAAATATAATGTGACTGCTCCTAAATATAGAAAGATATTAGAAGTGAAAATTGTAAAAGATGAGTTACCAAAAACTAAACTTGGAAAAATTAGAAGATTTATGCTTAAAGATTTTTTAAGAAAATCTATAGAGAATGGAGAGGAAAATATAGAGAAAAAAGAGGTCGTAGTTATACCATCAGATCTAATTTCGCAGTATAGTCAATTGAAAAAATATATAGATTCTAATTTTAATGTTAATTTAGAACCAGATTCACACTTAGAGTTAGATTTAGGATTAGATTCTGTAGATATAGTTGAAATTTTATCCTTTATAGAGCTAAATTTTGGAGTGAATATAAATGAAGATGAGTTTAGTAATTTGAAAAATATACTTGATATAGCTAGGTTTATCAAAGAAAAGGGAGGAGAATATCATGAAGAAGATATGGATTGGAAAAGTATCTTAAATCAAAATATAGATACTCCTCTTCCAAAGTCTAGTTTTGTATTAAAAATCATAAATATCATTTTGAAGCCTATATTTAGTTTATATTTTCATTTACATAAAATAGATACAAATAAAATTATTAAGAATCCAGCTTTATATATAGGAAATCATCAAAGTTTCTTAGATGCTCTTATATTTAGTCAGGCTATTCCTTTGAATAAGTTAAAAGATACTTACTTTATAGCGATAGTTACTCATTTTAATACACCGTTTAGAAGATATTTAGCGGATAGAGGAAATATAGTAATAATAGATATAAATAAAAATTTGAAAGAAACATTACAAATTTCAGCGAAAATATTAAAAGAAGGTAAAAATTTAGTTATATTTCCAGAAGGAGCAAGAACAAGAGATGGAGAATTGCAAGAGTTTAAAAGGACATTTGCAATACTTTCTAAAGAGTTAAATATTCCAATAGTACCATTTGCTATAAAAGGAGCTTATGAATGTATGCCTTATGGAAGTAGTTTTCCAAAATCTTCTCCTATTGATATCAAATTTTTTGATAAAGTGGAACCTGGAAATTTAACTATTGAAGAAATAGTAGAAAAGACTAAGGGTAAGATAAAAAAATGGTTAGTTGAGGAATAG
- a CDS encoding tRNA1(Val) (adenine(37)-N6)-methyltransferase codes for MLYKNEDMTILRDNFKLIQKTNGFRFSVDAVILSDFFNPHKNGKVLDIGTGNGIIPILLYAKNKSRNIVGIDIQKENSSLAIRNIELNKLENYIEIVNCDIKEYPLGNSFDYIVSNPPYMKVDGKKQNDLSSKAIARHEIKLNLYDLVKNTKRLLKPTGSFSLVHRSYRFIEISKLLEESGFSIKRVRFVYFSKDKNSNLVLIEAWKGKKCQLEIEPPLFLEESGY; via the coding sequence ATGTTATATAAGAATGAGGATATGACAATACTCAGAGACAATTTTAAGCTTATTCAAAAGACAAATGGATTTAGATTTTCAGTAGATGCTGTAATACTTTCAGATTTTTTTAATCCTCATAAAAATGGAAAAGTTTTGGATATAGGAACAGGTAATGGAATAATTCCCATTTTACTTTACGCTAAAAATAAATCTAGAAATATAGTAGGTATAGATATACAAAAGGAAAATAGCTCACTAGCTATTAGGAATATAGAGTTAAATAAGTTAGAAAATTATATAGAGATAGTAAATTGTGATATCAAAGAATATCCTTTGGGAAACTCTTTTGATTATATAGTTTCAAATCCACCTTATATGAAAGTAGATGGAAAAAAACAAAATGATTTAAGCAGTAAAGCTATAGCGAGACATGAAATAAAATTAAATTTGTATGATTTAGTAAAAAATACAAAAAGACTTTTAAAACCAACGGGAAGTTTTAGTTTAGTCCATAGAAGCTATAGATTTATTGAAATTTCAAAACTATTAGAAGAGAGTGGTTTTTCTATAAAAAGAGTAAGATTTGTTTATTTTTCTAAAGATAAAAATTCAAATCTTGTTCTTATTGAGGCATGGAAAGGAAAAAAATGTCAATTAGAGATTGAACCACCACTTTTTCTTGAGGAGAGTGGTTATTAA
- a CDS encoding PSP1 domain-containing protein, with translation MEELMEDINKEEIDGAQVPKLYKVLGVMFEVTKKRYYFEVIDNVEYKKGDKVIVDTVRGKEIGVVYGEARMIPEAELVLPLKPVLKKASREEEQRYSQIKIDSLEAKNICKERISYHKLPMKLVETEYTFDKTKLIFYFTAEGRIDFRDLVKDLANIFRVRIELRQIGVRDEARILGTVGLCGKELCCRTFINKFDSVSIKMARDQGLVINPAKISGVCGRLLCCINYEYYQYEEALRNYPAVNQQVRTPKGDGKVSSISPLNGYLFVDVENKGLMKFNVEEVRFNKKEANKLKNEKTAEELAHKELEKE, from the coding sequence ATGGAGGAATTAATGGAAGATATAAATAAGGAAGAAATAGATGGAGCTCAAGTGCCAAAATTATATAAAGTTTTAGGAGTTATGTTTGAGGTAACAAAGAAGAGATATTATTTTGAAGTAATAGATAATGTAGAATATAAAAAAGGAGATAAGGTAATTGTAGATACAGTTAGAGGAAAGGAAATAGGAGTAGTTTATGGAGAAGCAAGGATGATACCTGAAGCTGAGTTAGTTTTGCCGTTAAAACCTGTATTAAAAAAAGCCAGTAGGGAAGAAGAGCAAAGATATAGTCAGATTAAAATAGATTCATTAGAGGCTAAAAATATTTGTAAAGAGAGAATAAGTTACCATAAATTACCAATGAAATTAGTAGAGACTGAGTATACATTTGATAAAACTAAGCTTATATTTTATTTTACTGCTGAAGGAAGAATAGATTTTAGAGATCTAGTAAAGGATTTAGCTAATATTTTTAGAGTAAGAATAGAACTAAGACAAATAGGAGTAAGAGATGAAGCCAGAATATTAGGAACAGTTGGTTTATGTGGAAAAGAATTATGTTGTAGAACTTTTATTAATAAATTTGATTCTGTTTCTATAAAAATGGCAAGAGATCAAGGATTAGTAATTAATCCAGCTAAGATATCAGGAGTATGTGGTAGACTTTTGTGTTGTATAAACTATGAATATTATCAATATGAAGAAGCACTTAGAAATTATCCTGCTGTAAATCAACAAGTAAGAACTCCAAAAGGGGATGGAAAAGTTTCAAGTATAAGTCCACTTAATGGATATTTATTTGTTGATGTAGAAAATAAAGGATTAATGAAATTTAATGTTGAAGAGGTTAGATTTAATAAAAAAGAAGCAAATAAATTAAAAAATGAAAAAACAGCTGAAGAATTAGCACATAAAGAGCTTGAAAAGGAATAG